One window of the Chloroflexota bacterium genome contains the following:
- a CDS encoding sigma-70 family RNA polymerase sigma factor: MNDSTITQMDDVTLLAALRRGDESAFATLVERHHASLVRLAMMYVPDQAAAEDVAQETWLGLLKGLDRFEGRSSLKTWLFTVLTNRAKTRGLRESRSTPFSALAKSELDTDEPSVASERFLPPDHSQWPDEWGTYVSAWDEIPEEKFLTGETMDVIRQAIAALPPAQREVITRRDIEGWPAQEVCNILAITETNQRVLLHRARSKVRQALEQYLNEGL, encoded by the coding sequence ATGAACGATTCAACCATCACTCAAATGGACGACGTAACCCTGCTGGCCGCCCTGCGCCGGGGCGACGAATCGGCCTTTGCGACTCTGGTCGAGCGCCATCATGCCTCACTGGTGCGGCTGGCGATGATGTACGTGCCCGACCAGGCCGCCGCCGAGGACGTGGCCCAGGAAACGTGGCTGGGCTTGTTGAAAGGGTTGGATCGATTCGAGGGGCGGTCGTCGCTCAAGACCTGGCTGTTCACCGTCCTCACCAACCGGGCCAAGACTCGGGGGCTACGCGAGAGCCGCTCGACGCCATTTTCGGCCCTGGCTAAGAGTGAACTTGACACCGACGAACCGTCGGTGGCCTCCGAACGATTCCTGCCGCCCGACCACTCGCAGTGGCCGGACGAGTGGGGAACGTATGTCTCAGCCTGGGATGAGATACCCGAGGAAAAATTTCTGACAGGGGAGACGATGGACGTTATTCGGCAGGCAATTGCCGCCCTGCCTCCCGCCCAGCGCGAGGTGATCACCCGGCGCGACATTGAAGGCTGGCCGGCGCAAGAAGTTTGTAATATTTTGGCGATCACTGAGACCAATCAACGGGTTTTGCTACATCGCGCGCGCTCCAAAGTGCGGCAGGCGCTGGAGCAATATTTGAATGAAGGACTGTGA